From the Rhinolophus ferrumequinum isolate MPI-CBG mRhiFer1 chromosome 4, mRhiFer1_v1.p, whole genome shotgun sequence genome, the window AGTCCCATTGAAAAAtttcaactgtaaaatattttttaaaaatactttatgaaaaatTGATTCACAGAAAATTCACATTAAGAGATTAAAAGTAACAAGTATCTATTATGCCTCGATTTCATAAtacaaaaaagcaataaaattgcAAAAGCGTAAGGCCAATTGTTTGTAACATGTCATTAGAAAATGAAGTAATTAAATGTTCTACTTAGTTATCATATAAAATAcccattaataaaatttttttttaaatgtcaaacacTAACGGCAGCAATGGATACTGTTCCTTCGCTCATGAAGGTAGAacaaattaaaacagaacaaGGCAAGCTATGACTTATAAATTCTTCAGTAAACAGTAGCATAATTTGGAATTATGAACATAATTGTTTGTTAGTCCTAACTGTCCAGAACAGAGCAAAAAGAGCATGACCTTTAATggattttatgatatattttattcagaGAGATCCCCTCAGGATCTCAGAGCACCTATTTACTCTTAACTTAGACATAATTCTAAATAGGGGTAGGAGGGTACAGAACTCTGCTGAAGAGAATGTTTGAACCTCCTAGAAGGGGTGAAACTAAGTAAATCAAAAGGagcttaaaattaaaacacacacagacacacacacacacacacacacacacacacacacacttcattgaGAAACATCACAATGAATGGTCTTCAAAGTCCAGGTGTGACAATGGGAATGGATGTGTGGTTTATTCCTGGAGGAAAATTTAGAACCCACTGGTACAATGAAAACCCTGATCTGAATGTAATTGTGCCATGCTCTTCCAGGAACGGTGTCTACAGGCATTCAGAATGGTCCAGAGTCTGACATACCGTCAGAGGCTGTCCTGCAATACAGCCTCTAACAAAACTGGGCTGTCTAGAACTCCTGGTAACAGAATTGTTTACCTTTATACCAAGAAGGTTGGGAAAGCACCAAAATCTGCATGTGGCTTGTGCCCAGACCGACCTCGTGGCGTTGGTGCTGTTGGAACTAAAGTTCTAATAAGGTTGTCTACAATGAAAAAACATGTCAGCAGGGCCTATGATGAATCCATGTGTGCTAAATGTGTCCATGACAGGATCAAGTGTGCTTTCCTTATTGAGGAGCAGAAAATCGTCGTGAAAGCATTGAAGGCACAAGCACAAAGTtagaaagctaaataaataaatcttttttaataaaaacaattaaaagactTTCAAAAAAGGATGTATAATCAACAATCTTAGCTCTCTGATTTCTCCCATGGTTAAGAACATCAAATCAGAAAGGTAATTCAGAGGGCTACAGATAACACATACAGAAGAGCCAGACACAAAGACAGATGACAGCATGCCACGTCCATGCCCACCTTAAGGTCATTGTACCCTCTCCAATGTTCCCTCACTCCATTACAGTCTGTTTACATTATCTCCTCAAAGGCTTTCCCTTACCTCTTCCCTCAATATCCCTTTAAggttactttctttttaatcacaGCACTTATCACTAACATTAAACATTCACCTACTTTATCACGTCTCCTCCATTA encodes:
- the LOC117021532 gene encoding 60S ribosomal protein L34-like, yielding MVQSLTYRQRLSCNTASNKTGLSRTPGNRIVYLYTKKVGKAPKSACGLCPDRPRGVGAVGTKVLIRLSTMKKHVSRAYDESMCAKCVHDRIKCAFLIEEQKIVVKALKAQAQS